TAAACGCAAAGGTAAAGACTGAAAATATTCATCGCAAAACTGTAATTCTTGAGGAGAAGCATAGCGACCATCAGCTTCTATAGATAACCGTTTTAGTTGAGTAAGCATAATTAATATTAAGTGTCGATTTTTTACAGCTTGTTTTTCGTTGACGATCCTCTACAATTATTAGTGAATTCAATTTCACTTTAACTTCACCGTTAATTGTAATTCTTAACTTCTGACTCCTGACTTCTGTACGGGCGCAACGCGTTGCGCCCCTACTTCTGACTTCATTCTCACGCTTCTTTACTTTGAGCTAAATAGCTACCAATTTGAACTTGTGTATCTTGCAGTTGGCTAATCATAGAACGAGTGATTAACTTTCCAGATTCTACTAATACTTTGCCATCTAAAGGATGAAGAATATTTTGCTCAGCACGTCTACCAATCAAAGATTCAATATCAGTAATTGAGTTAATATACATCCCAGAAGGTAGTTCTATTACTACTCCTTCACCCATGACTAAAGCTTGACAAGCAAGGCGAGAATTGAGTTTGGTAGTAGTAATTA
This genomic stretch from Merismopedia glauca CCAP 1448/3 harbors:
- a CDS encoding 2Fe-2S iron-sulfur cluster-binding protein, whose amino-acid sequence is MAKTVKLDPINQEASVQTQANLLSGLLASELNVLRECGGRGMCATCHVYVKSGMDSLSPPNRREQRTLEVITTTKLNSRLACQALVMGEGVVIELPSGMYINSITDIESLIGRRAEQNILHPLDGKVLVESGKLITRSMISQLQDTQVQIGSYLAQSKEA